A single window of Cryptococcus tetragattii IND107 chromosome 4 map unlocalized Ctg04, whole genome shotgun sequence DNA harbors:
- a CDS encoding serine/threonine-protein phosphatase PP-Z1, with the protein MGQGQSSAKKLGRTSSKQLSPQDIADSLARTSIADAPTSPPAPDSPAAAKLPPRRTPPSPAAIPTTQNIVAAPRDGFKSAFLGTSPPPPSAMSVSPASTTGPRGPSSPTPSGSPTNQTATHLAPGHALTQTVSRGSVGPGSTGAAGGLQVLDIDNMIQRLLEAGYSGKVTKSPPLKNAEIMSVCAAAREVFLSQPTLIELSPPVKIVGDVHGQYADLLRMFEMCGFPPAANYLFLGDYVDRGKQSLETILLLLCYKIKYPENFFLLRGNHECANVTRVYGFYDECKRRTNIKIWKTFIDVFNTLPIASIVASKIFCVHGGLSPSLKSMDDIRRIQRPTDVPDYGLLNDLVWSDPSDTALDWEDNERGVSFCYGKSVINAFLATHDMDLICRAHMVVEDGYEFYNDRTLVTVFSAPNYCGEFDNFGAVMSVSEDLLCSFELLKPLDGAALKKEMTKSKRKSLQAHQSPPNNPMAQSF; encoded by the exons ATGGGCCAAGGCCAGTCCTCCGCGAAGAAGCTGGGGCGCACGTCCTCAAAACAGCTCTCCCCCCAGGACATCGCCGACTCCCTCGCCCGCACATCCATCGCCGACGCCCCCACCTCGCCCCCGGCGCCCGACTCCCCCGCCGCCGCCAAGCTGCCCCCGAGACGCACGcccccctcccccgccgccatccccaccacccAGAACATCGTCGCTGCACCCCGCGACGGGTTCAAATCCGCCTTCCTCGGCACCTCCCCCCCGCCCCCCTCCGCCATGTCCGTCTCCCCCGCCAGCACGACCGGCCCACGTGGGCCGTCGTCGCCCACCCCCTCAGGCTCCCCCACCAACCAGACGGCCACCCACCTCGCGCCCGGCCACGCACTCACACAGACCGTCTCGCGTGGCTCCGTCGGCCCCGGATCCACGGGCGCCGCCGGCGGTCTCCAGGTGCTCGACATCGACAACATGATCCAGCGGCTGCTCGAAGCCGGCTACAGCGGCAAAGTCACAAAGAGCCCGCCGCTGAAGAATGCAGAGATCATGAGTGTGTGTGCAGCCGCGCGCGAAGTGTTTCTCAGCCAGCCCACGTTGATCGAGCTCAGTCCGCCCGTCAAGATTGTCGGCGACGTGCACGGCCAG TACGCCGATTTGTTGCGCATGTTTGAGATGTGTGGTTTCCCGCCAGCGGCAAACTACCTGTTCTTGGGCGACTACGTCGACCGAGGAAAACAGTCGCTGGAGACGATCCTTCTTTTACTTTGCTACAAGATCAAGTATCCTGAaaactttttcctcttgcGCGGCAACCACGAGTGTGCCAACGTCACACGAG TGTACGGTTTCTACGACGAGTGCAAACGGCGGACAAACATCAAGATCTGGAAAACGTTTATCGACGTATTCAACACGCTCCCCATCGCTTCCATCGTCGCCAGCAAGATTTTCTGTGTCCACGGTGGACTGAGTCCCAGTTTGAAGAGTATGGATGATATCAGGCGGATTCAAAGGCCGACAGACGTGCCCGACTACGGGCTCCTCAATGATTTAGTATGGTCCGATCCATCGGATACGGCTCTAGATTGGGAGGATAACGAGCGAGGTGTATCGTTTTGTTATGGTAAGAGTGTCATCAATGCCTTTTTGGCCACTCAC GATATGGATCTTATATGTCGAGCACATATGGTTGTTGAAGACGGCTACGAGTTTTACAATGATCGAACACTTGTCACCGTGTTTTCTGCTCCCAA CTATTGCGGCGAGTTTGACAACTTTGGAGCAGTCATGTCAGTCTCTGAAGACTTGTTATGCTCTTTCGAGCTTCTTAAACCTTTGGACGGCGCTGcgttgaaaaaggaaatgacCAAATCTAAACGGAAATC ATTACAAGCACACCAGTCACCTCCGAATAACCCGATGGCGCAAAGCTTTTAG